From Carassius gibelio isolate Cgi1373 ecotype wild population from Czech Republic chromosome B21, carGib1.2-hapl.c, whole genome shotgun sequence, the proteins below share one genomic window:
- the rasgrp2 gene encoding RAS guanyl-releasing protein 2: MESVSSDQSASVEELVEACIKAFDNEGVLKEPSLVRMFLTMHPWYLSSSDLAKKLLHKSQEQDCSANRQSQICHLVKYWISEFPAEFDLNPALSEQIRGLKERLEQNGDVRRSLLIDIDSIPSYEWRRQLDETVKKKRKTSLLFDHLDASTLAEHLTYMEYKSFCKILFQDYHSFVMHGCTVDNPILERFITLFNSVSQWIQIMVLSKPTAQQRASVISEFINVAQKLLQLQNFNTLMAVVGGLSNSSIARLKNTQALIGSETRKVFDGLVELVTSSGNYSRYRQRFSECSGFRFPILGVHLKDLIAVHVALPDWFDPEKTRVNLTKTHQLYAILEELALIQSTPPSIEANSDLLNLLIVSLDQYHSEDEIYQLSLQREPRSIKLSSSSSKSQSPLIEQWSSSVKPKADPTIINKHIEKMVESVFQNFDTDGDGYITQEEFEIIRGNFPYLCKFDELDQNQDCKISREEMIEYFTKTSSLQNCKMGFVHTFTETSSVKPSFCRHCSRLIWGFYQQRCKCKVCGVSCHKDCSSRLAIECRKRAQSVSCHTDTSFKATRSYSFPPPSSTEPIDESPVITGGSLEEEDEVFDVRL; this comes from the exons ATGGAGAGCGTTTCATCGGATCAGTCAGCCAGCGTGGAGGAGCTAGTGGAAGCCTGCATCAAAGCCTTTG ACAATGAAGGCGTTCTGAAGGAGCCGTCTCTCGTGCGAATGTTTCTTACCATGCATCCCTGGTACCTGTCATCCAGTGACCTAGCTAAGAAACTCCTGCACAA GTCTCAGGAACAGGATTGTTCTGCAAATCGCCAGTCTCAGATTTGTCATCTTGTCAA GTACTGGATATCTGAGTTCCCAGCTGAGTTTGACCTGAACCCCGCTCTTTCTGAGCAGATCCGCGGTCTGAAAGAGCGACTGGAGCAGAATGGAGATGTGAGGCGAAGTCTGCTCATCGACATAGACAGCAT TCCATCTTACGAATGGCGACGTCAACTGGATGAAACTGTCAAGAAAAAACGCAAGACCTCTCTTCTTTTTGACCACCTGGATGCTTCCACCCTGGCTGAACACCTAACGTATATGGAGTACAAATCATTTTGCAAAATTCTG TTCCAGGACTACCACAGTTTCGTGATGCACGGCTGCACGGTGGATAATCCCATTCTGGAGCGTTTCATTACTCTGTTTAACAGTGTTTCCCAGTGGATCCAGATCATGGTTCTCAGTAAGCCTACAGCTCAGCAGAGAGCCAGTGTCATCAGTGAATTCATCAATGTGGCCCAG aagctACTGCAGCTGCAGAACTTCAACACACTGATGGCTGTAGTGGGTGGTCTCAGCAATAGCTCCATTGCTAGACTCAAGAATACACAGGCGCTCATCGGCAGCGAGACACGCAAG GTCTTTGATGGATTGGTGGAGCTGGTCACTTCCTCTGGAAACTACAGTCGCTATCGTCAGCGTTTCTCCGAATGTTCGGGATTCCGCTTCCCCATCCTTGGGGTGCATTTGAAAGATCTGATTGCCGTCCATGTGGCCCTGCCTGATTGGTTTGACCCGGAGAAGACTAGGGTCAACCTAACCAAGACCCATCAATTGTATGCCATCCTAGAAGAGCTGGCGCTCATTCAAAGCACTCCGCCCAGTATAGAAGCCAATTCAGACCTGCTCAATCTGCTTATA GTGTCTTTGGACCAATACCACTCAGAGGACGAGATATATCAGCTATCTCTACAGAGGGAGCCTCGCAGCATTAAACTATCA AGTTCCAGCTCAAAGTCACAGTCTCCTCTAATAGAACAGTGGTCATCTTCAGTCAAACCCAAAGCGGATCCAACCATCATCAACAAACACATCGAAAAAATGGTGGAG TCAGTGTTCCAAAATTTCGACACTGATGGCGATGGCTACATTACCCAAGAAGAGTTTGAGATCATCAGGGGCAATTTCCCTTACCTCTGCAAGTTTGATGAACTGGACCAAAACCA GGACTGTAAAATTAGCCGCGAGGAGATGATTGAGTACTTCACAAAGACGAGCTCCTTACAGAACTGTAAGATGGGGTTTGTTCACACGTTTACAGAGACGAGCAGCGTCAAGCCTTCATTCTGTCGGCACTGCTCTCGTTTG ATTTGGGGATTTTACCAACAGCGATGCAAATGCAAAG TGTGTGGGGTGAGCTGTCATAAAGACTGCAGCAGTCGTTTGGCCATCGAGTGTCGTAAGCGTGCACAGAGTGTCAGTTGTCACACTGACACTTCCTTTAAGGCCACACGCTCTTACAGCTTCCCGCCTCCCTCCAGCACAGAGCCGATAGATGAGTCCCCGG TCATCACAGGCGGCTCtctggaggaagaggatgaggttTTTGATGTCCGCCTTTGA
- the pygma gene encoding LOW QUALITY PROTEIN: glycogen phosphorylase, muscle form (The sequence of the model RefSeq protein was modified relative to this genomic sequence to represent the inferred CDS: inserted 1 base in 1 codon) — translation MSGKGNRINRAESGSDIVKIGPYVRVYYLSLEFYMGRTLQNTMVNLTLENACDEVTIQLGLDIEELQEMEEDAGLGRLAACFLDSMASLGLAAYGYGXRYEFGIFNQKLSSGWQVAIQLNGTHPALAIPELMRVLVDEEKPLWDKAWDICIKTCAYTNHTVLPEALERWPIDLFQTLLPQHIEIIYEINRCHLEVHL, via the exons ATGAGTGGCAAAGGAAACAGAATCAATAGAGCAGAGAGTGGTTCAGAT atcgttaaaatagggccctatgtgCGTGTTTACTACCTCTCCCTGGAGTTCTACATGGGCCGTACCTTGCAGAACACTATGGTGAACCTGACACTGGAGAACGCTTGTGATGAAGTCACGATTCAG CTGGGTCTGGATATTGAGGAGCTGCAGGAGATGGAGGAAGATGCTGGACTGGGTCGTCTTGCTG CTTGCTTCCTGGACTCTATGGCTTCTCTTGGCCTGGCTGCCTACGGTTATG ATCGCTATGAGTTTGGTATCTTCAACCAGAAATTATCTAGTGGCTGGCAG GTGGCCATTCAGCTGAATGGCACTCACCCTGCCTTAGCTATCCCGGAGCTGATGAGAGTGCTGGTTGACGAAGAGAAACCACTATGGGATAAG GCGTGGGACATATGTATCAAGACCTGCGCCTACACCAATCACACTGTGCTGCCTGAGGCTCTGGAGCGCTGGCCTATTGACCTCTTCCAGACCTTGCTACCACAGCACATCGAGATCATCTATGAAATCAATCGCTGCCATCTGGAGGTCCATCTTTAA
- the slc22a6l gene encoding solute carrier family 22 member 6, translated as MAFSDLLEQVGSTGRFQILHVTLLAMPILMMASHNLLQNFVAAVPPHHCAPHANISMSSMSAGDMLRATVPLGTNGKPERCRRYTHPQWQLLSSNSSESLWEEGVEEIEMQSCEDGWYYNVTEMSSTIITEWDLVCDQRALKQMSQTTYMGGVLVGAVIFGGLSDRFGRRVLLLISNLMMAVGGTCVAFSTSLTMFCIFRVCCGMALSGLLLNSFSLIVEWIPTRVRTVVGTGTGYCYTTGQLILAAVAYCIRDWRWLTLAVSLPFYVSFLYSWWFLESARWLVLTKKSEKAVKNLKAVARINGRHAEADKINIEMLQESMKKEMACSKGSYSALDLLRTSSMRTITVCLSAVWFSTSFAYYGLSMDLQKFGVSIYLIQIIFGAVDIPAKILVTISMSMLGRRPSQCGALVLAGVMILINLLVPYDLQLLRTSLAVIGKGCLAASFNCCYLYSGELYPTVIRQNGMGWVSMMARFGAMVAPMVLLLGEDFPWLPGFIYGGAPILSGIFAFFLPETLAQPLPDTIQDVDDRGFAWKKPKRLPEKEDLEMKDPSCVLLKESV; from the exons ATGGCTTTTTCTGACCTGCTGGAGCAGGTTGGCAGCACAGGGCGCTTCCAGATCCTGCATGTCACCCTGTTGGCTATGCCCATCCTGATGATGGCCAGCCATAACCTGCTGCAGAATTTTGTGGCAGCAGTGCCACCGCACCACTGCGCCCCCCACGCAAACATTTCAATGTCCTCCATGAGTGCTGGGGACATGCTACGGGCCACTGTGCCCTTGGGCACAAACGGCAAACCGGAACGCTGCAGACGCTACACACATCCTCAATGGCAGCTTCTCAGCAGCAACAGTTCAGAAAGCCTATGGGAAGAGGGTGTGGAAGAGATAGAGATGCAGAGTTGTGAGGATGGATGGTACTACAATGTGACCGAAATGAGTTCAACGATCATTACTGAG TGGGATTTGGTTTGTGATCAGCGTGCTCTAAAGCAAATGAGTCAAACTACCTATATGGGAGGTGTCCTTGTGGGAGCAGTGATTTTTGGGGGACTTTCTGACAG GTTTGGCCGGCGTGTTTTATTGTTGATCTCTAACCTGATGATGGCGGTTGGAGGAACATGTGTTGCATTCTCCACCTCCTTGACCATGTTTTGCATATTTCGCGTTTGCTGTGGCATGGCCCTGTCTGGTTTGTTGCTCAACTCCTTCTCTCTAA TTGTGGAATGGATCCCCACGCGTGTGCGGACGGTGGTGGGCACAGGAACGGGCTACTGCTACACCACAGGCCAGCTGATCCTGGCAGCCGTGGCGTACTGCATCAGAGACTGGCGCTGGCTCACACTGGCCGTCTCACTGCCTTTCTATGTGTCCTTCCTCTACTCATG GTGGTTCTTAGAGTCTGCTCGGTGGCTTGTCCTGACCAAGAAATCAGAGAAGGCAGTAAAAAACCTCAAAGCGGTGGCTCGCATAAATGGACGGCATGCAGAAGCTGACAAAATCAACATTGAG ATGTTGCAAGAGTCCATGAAGAAGGAGATGGCCTGTTCAAAGGGGTCTTACAGCGCTCTAGACCTCCTGCGCACATCCTCAATGAGAACCATCACAGTGTGCCTCAGCGCAGTCTG GTTCTCAACCAGCTTCGCCTACTATGGCCTCTCCATGGATCTGCAGAAATTTGGGGTCAGCATTTACCTGATCCAGATCATCTTCGGAGCGGTGGATATACCAGCCAAAATCCTGGTTACGATATCCATGAGCATGTTAGGACGAAGACCATCTCAGTGCGGAGCTCTTGTGCTGGCTGGCGTAATGATACTCATTAATCTCCTGGTGCCTTATG ACCTGCAACTGTTACGCACCAGTCTGGCAGTGATAGGGAAGGGCTGCCTGGCTGCGTCCTTCAACTGCTGTTACCTGTACTCTGGAGAGCTGTATCCCACAGTCATCCG TCAAAACGGTATGGGATGGGTGTCCATGATGGCTCGGTTTGGAGCGATGGTGGCCCCCATGGTGCTGCTTCTTGGGGAGGATTTTCCATGGCTGCCTGGCTTTATCTACGGAGGAGCTCCCATTCTCAGTGGGATCTTTGCCTTCTTTCTCCCAGAAACCCTTGCACAACCTTTGCCTGATACCATCCAGGATGTGGATGACAG AGGTTTTGCATGGAAAAAACCCAAAAGATTACCTGAAAAAGAGGATTTGGAAATGAAGGATCCCAGCTGTGTCCTCCTGAAAGAGTCTGTCTGA